A window of the Bacteriovorax sp. PP10 genome harbors these coding sequences:
- a CDS encoding PilZ domain-containing protein: MKEQKRGREFERMLVEAVQDKISFFAWQSLGGVVEKCEFKIVAFRKDYGEIELVAKNEDDAALSKVISGNRILNIYVPELSVSFTAGLKTITVDKKIRIHLPTDYSFYERRKHERVVPLKTCYASFELNRNLFKKSVFDLSLGGFAIILPKSDKVVIAKGKDFPMVVLDILGRKIKVKAECVDAITIDRYKLDSLPYGGYKIAFRFMNISAEDREYLVEFVTHQILVQQTMKKAN; encoded by the coding sequence ATGAAAGAGCAAAAAAGAGGAAGAGAATTTGAAAGGATGCTTGTTGAAGCAGTTCAGGATAAGATTTCATTTTTTGCGTGGCAATCGCTGGGTGGAGTAGTTGAAAAGTGCGAGTTTAAAATCGTCGCATTTAGAAAAGACTACGGAGAAATCGAACTCGTTGCTAAAAACGAAGATGATGCTGCTCTTTCAAAAGTTATTTCAGGAAATCGCATACTCAATATCTACGTTCCGGAGCTTTCTGTTTCTTTTACTGCTGGACTAAAAACCATCACTGTAGATAAAAAAATCAGAATTCATCTTCCAACTGATTACTCTTTCTATGAGCGCAGAAAACATGAAAGAGTTGTTCCGTTAAAAACTTGTTATGCGAGTTTTGAACTTAATAGAAACCTTTTTAAAAAATCAGTTTTTGATTTAAGCCTTGGTGGATTCGCCATCATTCTTCCCAAGTCAGATAAAGTTGTGATCGCTAAAGGAAAAGACTTTCCAATGGTCGTGCTTGATATTCTTGGCCGCAAAATAAAAGTTAAAGCTGAGTGTGTTGATGCTATCACAATTGACCGCTACAAATTAGACAGTCTTCCATACGGTGGATATAAAATTGCTTTTAGATTCATGAATATCTCTGCAGAAGACCGCGAATACCTGGTAGAATTTGTCACTCATCAAATCCTAGTTCAACAAACGATGAAAAAGGCTAATTGA
- a CDS encoding flagellin N-terminal helical domain-containing protein, which translates to MGLRIATNIASQTVQKNLKEVSNAGNSQLEKLSSGKRITKASDDAAGLAIATNLEAQTKGLRQASRNANDGISLVQTAEGGLNETTNILTRLRELTIQASSDTVGDTERGFLNKEYQQLNKEIDRISESTTFNGSQLLNGKGKGKMDFQVGAFAGEQNRISFDASETNASSDSIGVAGTSIDEKGSALDAISNIDKAIEKVSGQRADLGSIQSRLQSTVKNLEVQTINQDSARSVIQDVDVADASASLASNTVVKNAAVSTLAQANQIPNSALRLIG; encoded by the coding sequence ATGGGTTTAAGAATTGCTACAAACATTGCCTCACAAACGGTACAGAAAAACTTGAAAGAAGTTTCAAACGCTGGGAACTCTCAGTTAGAAAAACTTTCTTCTGGTAAGAGAATCACAAAGGCATCTGACGATGCTGCCGGTCTTGCGATCGCTACTAACCTAGAAGCGCAGACAAAAGGTTTAAGACAGGCTTCAAGAAACGCTAACGATGGTATCTCACTAGTTCAGACGGCTGAAGGGGGATTAAACGAAACGACGAACATTCTAACTCGTTTACGTGAGTTAACGATTCAGGCTTCTTCAGACACAGTTGGTGATACTGAAAGAGGTTTCCTAAATAAAGAATATCAACAGTTGAACAAAGAGATTGACCGTATTTCTGAATCTACAACATTCAACGGTTCACAGTTATTAAATGGTAAAGGTAAAGGTAAAATGGACTTCCAGGTTGGAGCATTTGCCGGAGAACAAAACAGAATTTCATTCGACGCAAGCGAAACAAACGCATCTTCTGATTCGATTGGTGTAGCAGGAACTTCGATCGATGAAAAAGGATCTGCACTAGATGCAATCTCAAACATCGATAAAGCGATTGAAAAAGTTTCAGGACAAAGAGCTGACTTAGGATCTATCCAGTCAAGACTACAATCGACTGTGAAGAACCTAGAAGTTCAAACGATTAACCAAGATAGTGCTCGCTCAGTAATCCAAGACGTAGACGTAGCTGACGCTTCTGCAAGTTTAGCTTCTAACACGGTTGTTAAGAATGCAGCGGTATCGACATTAGCGCAAGCTAACCAGATTCCAAACTCTGCTCTTAGATTAATTGGGTAA
- the udk gene encoding uridine kinase, with protein MHIISICGGSGSGKTTFADKVRKSVDMEVSILHMDSYYLPKLPKDLKTSTGKPNFDHPDAFDWDLLQKHIQDLKNGKAVKSPHYDFKKNARLKTSSLIQPTKVVLFEGIFSLYDEEIRKMCDITAFLHVEADIRFIRRLHRDVEERGRSLDSVITQYYETVRPMYQKYLEPQRQYADFIVGEETDIAASILAAKVNQLFHAKEVAAPVKKKNKKGKK; from the coding sequence GTGCATATCATTTCTATTTGTGGAGGATCGGGATCAGGAAAGACAACATTCGCTGATAAAGTCAGAAAGAGCGTTGATATGGAAGTCTCAATTCTACACATGGATTCGTACTATCTTCCGAAGCTTCCAAAAGATCTAAAGACCTCGACGGGAAAACCTAACTTTGACCATCCGGATGCTTTTGACTGGGATCTTTTACAAAAACATATCCAAGACCTAAAAAATGGTAAGGCAGTTAAAAGCCCTCACTACGATTTTAAAAAGAACGCGAGACTTAAAACCTCAAGCTTGATTCAACCAACTAAGGTTGTGCTATTTGAAGGGATCTTCAGTTTATATGACGAAGAAATTAGAAAGATGTGTGACATCACGGCCTTCCTTCATGTCGAAGCTGACATCCGTTTTATCCGCCGTCTTCACCGTGACGTTGAAGAAAGAGGAAGATCTCTTGATTCAGTGATCACTCAGTATTATGAAACAGTAAGACCGATGTATCAGAAATATCTTGAGCCACAAAGACAGTACGCTGACTTTATCGTAGGTGAAGAAACAGATATCGCCGCTTCAATCCTGGCCGCAAAAGTTAATCAACTCTTCCACGCGAAGGAAGTTGCTGCCCCAGTAAAAAAGAAAAACAAAAAAGGTAAAAAATGA
- a CDS encoding 16S rRNA (uracil(1498)-N(3))-methyltransferase, which produces MRAVYHSFDNVDSGDVLTITGDAAHHLNVVRVKNNEVILLLNGRGSILRGAIQSLSKHEIDIKIEHAETFDYKHELSLAIANPKKDAFEDILKSAVELGLKHIYPLSSDFSQYDYAPSERIQRVLESALIQSNNPFFPIIHEQQTLKNFLSTHQDTLVFFNSQINPETAKSVVQNVAKTILIGPEGGFSPNEVAEILKFSKVQEIHLPTPIMRAPTAVASSVGYLLASGNGPK; this is translated from the coding sequence TTGAGAGCTGTTTACCATTCTTTTGATAATGTTGATTCCGGTGATGTCTTAACAATTACTGGAGATGCTGCTCACCACTTAAATGTTGTGAGAGTAAAAAATAATGAAGTGATTCTTCTTTTAAATGGAAGAGGATCAATTTTAAGAGGTGCTATTCAATCTCTTTCAAAGCACGAAATCGACATTAAGATTGAGCACGCAGAAACTTTTGACTACAAACACGAACTCTCTCTGGCGATCGCAAATCCTAAAAAAGATGCGTTCGAAGACATTTTAAAGTCAGCCGTTGAATTAGGTTTGAAACATATCTACCCTCTTTCATCAGACTTCTCACAATACGATTATGCTCCAAGCGAGAGAATCCAAAGAGTGCTTGAGAGCGCCCTTATCCAATCGAACAATCCATTCTTTCCTATTATTCATGAGCAACAAACGCTTAAGAATTTTTTAAGCACGCATCAAGATACACTGGTATTTTTTAACTCTCAGATCAACCCTGAGACTGCAAAGTCAGTAGTTCAGAATGTTGCCAAAACAATTTTAATTGGCCCGGAAGGTGGCTTTTCTCCAAATGAAGTCGCGGAAATTTTGAAATTTTCTAAGGTTCAGGAGATTCATCTACCCACTCCAATTATGCGCGCACCAACTGCGGTCGCATCTTCGGTAGGTTATTTGCTTGCCAGTGGAAATGGCCCTAAATAA
- a CDS encoding TIGR02147 family protein, whose product MIVFEQPEYRNYMKYRLDQRRGTRSELAEYLGCQSGYISQVLQGLSDFSLEQGMKITQFLQLSEEESHFFMLLLQLEKASTQMLKDYFKLQIVQIKKQRDEIKNRIKVKSHLKAEDYHQYYSSWEYAALHILVSIPEFQQKEKIRKKLKLTNARLNEVLDFLLDKGLVEFKDDKYVIGSWRIHLPKDSPYILSHHQNWRLHTIRMLSDKNPLNLNYSGVFSLANADIQAIKEILLQSIEKTEKVIAPSPEEEMVYVGIDLNVF is encoded by the coding sequence ATGATAGTTTTTGAACAGCCAGAATATCGAAACTATATGAAATATCGCCTGGATCAAAGACGTGGGACTAGGTCCGAGCTAGCAGAATACTTAGGATGTCAGAGTGGTTATATCTCACAGGTGCTTCAGGGCCTGTCTGATTTTTCGCTTGAGCAGGGAATGAAGATCACACAATTTTTACAGTTGAGTGAGGAAGAGTCTCACTTCTTTATGCTGCTGCTTCAATTAGAAAAAGCTTCTACTCAAATGTTGAAAGATTATTTCAAACTGCAAATTGTTCAGATTAAAAAGCAACGAGATGAAATTAAAAATCGTATTAAAGTTAAATCGCACTTAAAGGCCGAAGACTATCATCAGTATTATAGTTCGTGGGAATACGCCGCTCTTCACATTCTCGTTTCAATTCCTGAATTTCAGCAAAAAGAAAAAATAAGAAAGAAATTAAAACTAACAAATGCCAGATTAAATGAAGTACTAGATTTTTTACTTGATAAAGGTCTCGTTGAATTTAAAGATGATAAGTATGTCATTGGTAGCTGGAGAATTCACTTACCAAAAGATTCTCCCTATATTCTTTCTCATCATCAAAACTGGAGACTTCACACTATCAGAATGCTCTCTGATAAAAATCCATTGAACTTAAATTACTCTGGTGTATTTTCACTAGCGAACGCTGATATCCAGGCGATCAAAGAAATTCTCCTTCAATCAATTGAGAAAACTGAGAAGGTGATTGCGCCCTCACCAGAAGAAGAAATGGTTTATGTTGGTATTGATCTGAATGTCTTTTAA
- a CDS encoding 50S ribosomal protein L11 methyltransferase: MENNNRKFNFVLLGYTRDTVEWAPSINAYAVEDFNCDGVEEFSLEEARVDEILGERAYSGGDIPESLIDEVQAATVDQDNFTYKYFFYEGDFETNSAEFVFFMKENYPEISLYTAQKNFEDWNAEWKKFYNPIFVSDKLEIIPEWMVDTHVKKASTQVYIYPGMGFGTGTHETTFLCLVLFDQIQNELSSNNTCLDFGCGSGILGIAAMKTKHLKTHFCDIDRSALENCTQNLVLNFEGQNLEGTELLLRDRYTPKKYDLVFANILEHVLISEKPTIVASVKEGGHLIVSGILNHQVDTIVQTYSHMEKKAVVTKGDWSAILFKDIT, encoded by the coding sequence GTGGAAAATAATAATAGAAAATTTAATTTCGTTTTACTGGGATACACGAGAGATACTGTCGAGTGGGCACCATCTATCAATGCTTACGCTGTTGAAGATTTTAACTGTGATGGTGTTGAAGAGTTCTCTCTTGAAGAAGCTCGCGTTGATGAAATTTTAGGTGAGCGCGCTTATTCTGGTGGAGACATTCCGGAGTCATTAATCGATGAAGTTCAGGCCGCAACAGTTGATCAGGATAATTTCACGTACAAGTATTTCTTTTACGAAGGTGACTTTGAAACAAACTCTGCAGAGTTCGTTTTCTTCATGAAGGAAAACTATCCAGAGATTTCACTTTATACAGCTCAAAAGAATTTTGAAGACTGGAATGCTGAATGGAAAAAATTCTACAATCCAATTTTTGTTTCAGACAAATTAGAAATTATCCCAGAGTGGATGGTTGATACTCATGTTAAAAAAGCTTCAACTCAAGTGTACATCTATCCAGGAATGGGGTTTGGAACGGGAACTCATGAAACGACATTTTTATGCTTAGTTTTATTCGATCAAATTCAAAATGAATTAAGTTCAAATAATACATGTCTTGATTTCGGGTGTGGCTCTGGAATTCTTGGAATTGCGGCCATGAAAACAAAACATTTAAAAACTCACTTCTGCGATATCGATCGCAGTGCTCTTGAAAACTGCACACAGAATTTAGTGTTAAACTTCGAAGGACAAAACCTTGAAGGGACAGAGCTTCTTTTAAGAGACAGATACACTCCGAAAAAATATGACCTGGTATTCGCTAATATTCTTGAGCATGTTTTAATCAGTGAGAAACCAACAATCGTTGCTTCTGTTAAAGAAGGCGGGCATTTAATTGTTTCTGGGATTTTAAATCACCAAGTAGATACAATCGTTCAGACTTATTCTCATATGGAGAAAAAAGCAGTAGTCACGAAAGGTGACTGGAGTGCCATTTTATTCAAGGACATCACTTGA
- the rfaE2 gene encoding D-glycero-beta-D-manno-heptose 1-phosphate adenylyltransferase encodes METLSNETKAFLEANKGKKIVFTNGCFDILHLGHVEYLNEARAQGDVLIVAINSDASVRELKGPDRPINNEIDRGNMLLNLKAVDCVQIFTEQTPLEIIKLIKPNVLVKGGDWRPDQIVGSDFVTANGGEVKSLMFKTGYSTSNLIKAVQGKK; translated from the coding sequence ATGGAAACTCTCTCAAACGAGACAAAGGCGTTTCTTGAAGCAAACAAAGGTAAAAAAATCGTTTTTACCAACGGCTGCTTTGATATCCTACACCTTGGTCACGTTGAGTATTTAAACGAGGCCAGAGCTCAAGGAGACGTTCTAATCGTCGCAATTAACTCTGATGCCAGCGTAAGAGAATTAAAAGGCCCTGACCGTCCAATTAACAATGAAATTGATAGAGGCAACATGCTTCTAAACTTAAAAGCAGTTGATTGCGTACAGATTTTTACTGAACAAACTCCTCTGGAAATTATCAAGCTAATTAAACCAAACGTATTGGTAAAAGGCGGCGATTGGAGACCAGATCAAATCGTTGGTTCTGATTTTGTAACTGCTAATGGTGGTGAGGTGAAGAGTCTCATGTTTAAAACAGGGTATTCTACGAGTAACTTAATCAAAGCTGTTCAGGGCAAGAAATAA
- a CDS encoding RDD family protein, with translation MNKDQSTPSTKTTPPIKIDLDEFQISEDTFKPMTRGLGFHHDTKRPSFKPAPKEVKAFGSSKSPMNQSLNSMPTSIGATSKSSPNSAQMPSGLEAFYGTKPAATETQNLFEKPVHEQVETKKEKTISAKPASQMSQLLAWVIDILVIASFVALTGALLVFASGIEFNMYSRLISPQDLMIFGAAIFSIYYLLYFTILELSSTPGKTIFGIRLVTVSGGEVTVKHTFTRALISLLSGVALFLPMLLDFQGRLSDTKVVK, from the coding sequence ATGAATAAAGACCAGAGCACTCCTTCTACAAAGACAACTCCGCCTATTAAAATAGATTTGGATGAATTCCAAATTAGCGAAGACACTTTTAAGCCGATGACTAGAGGTCTGGGTTTTCACCACGACACGAAACGTCCGTCTTTTAAGCCAGCTCCAAAAGAAGTGAAAGCTTTCGGGTCTAGCAAATCACCGATGAACCAATCACTCAATTCAATGCCGACTTCTATAGGGGCAACTTCAAAGTCGTCTCCCAATTCAGCTCAAATGCCTTCTGGCCTTGAAGCTTTCTACGGGACAAAGCCTGCTGCGACTGAAACTCAAAACCTTTTTGAGAAACCAGTTCATGAACAAGTTGAAACTAAGAAAGAAAAAACAATCTCTGCTAAACCTGCTTCTCAAATGTCGCAGCTACTTGCATGGGTTATCGATATTCTTGTGATTGCAAGCTTTGTGGCCCTAACTGGAGCACTTTTGGTTTTTGCATCAGGAATTGAGTTCAACATGTACTCTCGTTTAATCTCACCACAAGATCTGATGATTTTTGGGGCAGCGATTTTCTCAATCTATTACCTACTTTATTTCACAATTTTAGAACTAAGCTCAACTCCAGGGAAAACTATTTTTGGTATCCGACTGGTGACAGTGTCTGGTGGTGAAGTAACTGTAAAACACACATTCACACGCGCTTTGATTTCTCTTCTGTCAGGAGTAGCTCTCTTTTTACCGATGCTTCTTGATTTTCAAGGGCGTTTGTCTGATACAAAAGTGGTGAAGTAA
- a CDS encoding ABC transporter substrate-binding protein yields the protein MKSFGAIVILLGLLIVNSLSAEEKINIAISAIPNNLAPFYSTDANSQNINRLVHSALIDFNAKMQSVCIACETYTDKMRGEKQVFTFKLKPNLTFTDGSPVMASDVKKSYEYFAKDQNIKSTFIGTYESIDSVNVIDPRTVEFVYKTFSLENLSNLSLLKIVKIKDATKAIIGPLDIIGCGDYVLKNIMPLEIIVEPRNKTKPVLVFKVVKDETTLALKLINKEIDLSVANMSPRKVFWLKSQAGIKVLDMPSGSFQFMGINHKHDLFKDIRVRRAFSLLIPRKDILEYKLKNTAVLSVGMFSPAFSDLFEPAEVDKNDVELARKLLAEAGWKKNKKGILEKNGKRLEVDWKVSNNKASIEVVDVLQHYLEKEGMIVNVSIQEWGTYMSAFKAGKFDVVVGQWVGFTGPDMLRFVFHSQYTPPKGGNRTGYNNPALDLVLDKANVETDSVKRNVYYKQALKIINDDYATINLWHPNIIWIGRSCLSDITLDSTGSFYPLKTLEKNCGK from the coding sequence TTGAAGTCATTTGGGGCCATAGTCATTTTATTGGGTTTATTGATTGTTAATTCCTTGAGTGCCGAGGAGAAAATCAATATTGCCATCTCTGCTATTCCTAATAACTTGGCACCCTTCTATTCTACAGATGCCAACTCTCAAAATATTAATCGTCTGGTTCACTCAGCTTTAATTGATTTCAATGCGAAGATGCAGTCTGTTTGTATTGCCTGCGAAACTTATACAGACAAAATGAGAGGCGAGAAACAAGTTTTCACATTTAAATTAAAACCGAACCTCACTTTTACAGATGGCTCACCTGTTATGGCCTCTGATGTAAAAAAATCTTATGAGTATTTTGCCAAAGACCAAAATATTAAATCAACATTCATTGGTACTTATGAATCAATTGATTCAGTGAACGTCATTGACCCAAGAACAGTTGAATTTGTTTATAAAACTTTCTCGCTAGAGAACTTATCGAATCTTTCTCTTTTAAAGATTGTAAAAATCAAAGATGCGACAAAAGCGATTATCGGGCCTTTAGATATTATCGGATGTGGCGATTACGTTTTAAAAAATATTATGCCTCTTGAAATCATTGTAGAGCCAAGAAATAAAACGAAACCCGTACTTGTATTTAAAGTTGTTAAAGATGAAACGACTCTTGCTTTAAAACTGATCAATAAAGAAATTGACCTCTCAGTTGCCAATATGTCTCCGAGGAAAGTTTTTTGGTTAAAATCACAGGCCGGAATAAAAGTCCTGGATATGCCGAGTGGAAGTTTCCAGTTTATGGGGATCAATCACAAACACGATCTTTTTAAAGACATCAGAGTCAGACGCGCTTTTTCATTACTCATTCCGAGAAAAGACATTCTTGAATACAAACTTAAAAACACAGCAGTGCTTTCTGTTGGAATGTTCTCACCTGCTTTCAGTGATTTATTTGAACCGGCCGAAGTTGATAAAAATGACGTGGAACTCGCACGAAAACTTCTGGCAGAAGCTGGCTGGAAGAAAAATAAGAAAGGCATTCTGGAAAAAAATGGAAAACGTTTAGAAGTCGATTGGAAGGTAAGTAATAACAAGGCCAGCATTGAAGTGGTCGATGTATTGCAACACTATCTGGAAAAAGAAGGCATGATCGTCAATGTAAGTATCCAGGAATGGGGAACTTATATGAGTGCTTTTAAAGCTGGGAAATTTGATGTAGTAGTGGGTCAGTGGGTTGGTTTTACGGGACCAGATATGCTCCGCTTTGTTTTCCATTCGCAGTATACACCTCCCAAGGGTGGAAACCGCACTGGATACAATAATCCAGCACTGGATTTGGTTTTAGATAAAGCAAACGTAGAAACAGATTCTGTAAAAAGAAATGTATATTACAAACAAGCTTTAAAAATAATAAATGATGATTACGCGACAATTAATTTATGGCACCCGAATATAATCTGGATTGGAAGAAGCTGTCTGTCTGATATCACACTTGATTCGACTGGAAGTTTTTATCCTCTCAAAACATTAGAGAAGAACTGTGGAAAATAA
- a CDS encoding flagellin N-terminal helical domain-containing protein, which produces MGLRIATNIASQTVQKNLKEVSNAGNSQLEKLSSGKRITKASDDAAGLAIATNLEAQTKGLRQASRNANDGVSLVQTAEGGLNETSNILIRLRELTIQAASDTVGDTERGFLDKEYQQLSKEVDRISESTTFNGTQLLNGKGKGKMDFQVGAFAGEQNKISFDSNETNSSADSIGIASTAIANKDDALTSIGSIDKAIEKVSGQRADLGSIQSRLQSTIKNLEVQTINQDSARSVIQDVDVADASAALASNSVVKNAAVSTLAQANQIPNSALRLIG; this is translated from the coding sequence ATGGGTTTAAGAATTGCAACAAACATCGCTTCACAAACAGTACAAAAGAACTTGAAAGAAGTTTCAAACGCTGGGAACTCTCAGTTAGAAAAACTTTCTTCTGGTAAGAGAATTACAAAAGCATCTGACGATGCTGCTGGTCTCGCAATCGCTACAAACTTAGAAGCACAAACGAAAGGTTTAAGACAGGCTTCAAGAAACGCAAACGACGGTGTGTCTTTAGTTCAAACTGCAGAGGGTGGATTAAACGAAACATCAAACATCCTGATCCGTCTTCGTGAATTAACAATCCAAGCTGCTTCAGACACAGTTGGTGATACAGAAAGAGGATTCCTGGATAAAGAATATCAACAGTTAAGTAAAGAAGTGGATCGTATTTCTGAATCAACGACATTCAACGGAACACAACTTCTAAACGGTAAAGGTAAAGGTAAAATGGACTTCCAGGTTGGAGCATTTGCCGGTGAACAAAATAAGATTTCTTTCGACTCAAATGAGACAAACTCTTCAGCAGACTCAATTGGGATCGCAAGTACAGCTATAGCAAATAAAGATGATGCTTTAACTTCTATCGGAAGCATCGATAAAGCGATTGAAAAAGTATCAGGACAACGAGCAGACTTGGGATCGATTCAGTCAAGACTACAATCGACGATCAAGAACCTTGAAGTTCAAACGATCAACCAAGATAGTGCTAGATCAGTTATTCAGGATGTGGACGTTGCTGATGCTTCTGCGGCCCTTGCTTCTAACTCGGTAGTTAAGAATGCAGCGGTATCGACTTTAGCTCAAGCTAACCAGATTCCAAACTCTGCACTAAGATTGATTGGATAA
- a CDS encoding flagellin N-terminal helical domain-containing protein gives MGLRINTNIQSLRAQSSMGQVEAKKADSMAKLSSGSRINKAGDDAAGLAISEKLKANIRGTQQATRNAGDGISMIQTAEGGLSETSNILIRLRELSVQASSDTVGDTERKFADLEFQHLTQEVDRIATSTEFNGKKLLTGEGDTMEFQIGVMNDAKNDRLAYRPQDSSGKASDLGIEGLGVQTKASAQENLEKIDNAINGVNGNRANLGALQNRLQSTISNLETRNENLAAANSRIRDTDVASESAELAKSNILSAASTSVLAQANQSGSAALKLIG, from the coding sequence ATGGGATTAAGAATTAACACAAACATTCAATCGTTAAGAGCACAATCATCAATGGGCCAAGTGGAAGCTAAAAAAGCTGACTCAATGGCAAAATTATCGTCAGGATCTCGTATTAATAAAGCGGGTGACGATGCAGCAGGTTTAGCAATCTCGGAAAAGTTAAAAGCTAACATCCGTGGTACTCAACAAGCTACAAGAAACGCTGGTGATGGTATCTCGATGATTCAAACAGCTGAAGGTGGACTAAGCGAAACTTCTAACATTCTTATTCGTTTAAGAGAGTTATCGGTTCAAGCTTCATCTGACACTGTTGGTGACACTGAAAGAAAATTTGCTGATTTAGAGTTTCAACATTTAACTCAAGAAGTAGATAGAATTGCAACTTCAACTGAGTTTAACGGTAAAAAACTGTTAACTGGTGAAGGTGATACGATGGAATTCCAAATCGGAGTAATGAACGATGCTAAAAACGATCGTCTTGCTTACAGACCACAGGATTCAAGCGGAAAAGCTTCTGATTTAGGTATTGAAGGCCTGGGAGTACAAACGAAAGCTAGTGCTCAAGAGAACTTAGAAAAGATCGACAACGCGATTAACGGAGTAAACGGAAACCGCGCGAATCTAGGTGCTCTACAAAACAGACTGCAGTCTACGATTTCTAACTTGGAAACAAGAAACGAAAACTTAGCAGCTGCGAACTCGAGAATTAGAGATACTGACGTTGCATCTGAGTCTGCAGAACTTGCGAAATCAAACATTCTGTCAGCTGCTTCGACTTCAGTTCTTGCGCAAGCTAATCAATCAGGATCAGCTGCTCTGAAACTTATTGGATAA